One Gemmatimonadota bacterium DNA segment encodes these proteins:
- a CDS encoding DUF1326 domain-containing protein has product MLKTGFALMAAIVLAASPALAGSPSIAGDYVEVRSNHILGGGCTYSAEAGGDANQAVVAWHIREGALADLSVVAVILGKGNLQLGHHARETVLLIDSRATPSQRQDLKSAFTARYGELFGTVKTVKPTDISFRHDGGDAFAVTVDGQVRVATRTMLATDHEPNCDRMVWYDPFTKDASAALVQTAAHAYSGSDLIATWSIPNKRSAYVGTFAFTP; this is encoded by the coding sequence ATGTTGAAGACCGGTTTCGCACTCATGGCCGCGATCGTCCTGGCGGCATCTCCGGCCCTGGCCGGCTCTCCGTCCATTGCCGGCGATTACGTGGAAGTTCGCTCCAACCACATCCTGGGCGGAGGCTGTACCTACTCGGCGGAAGCGGGAGGCGATGCCAACCAGGCCGTGGTGGCCTGGCACATCCGTGAAGGCGCGCTGGCCGATCTTTCCGTCGTCGCCGTCATACTCGGAAAGGGCAACCTGCAACTCGGTCATCACGCCCGCGAGACCGTGCTGTTGATCGACAGCCGGGCCACGCCGAGCCAGCGCCAGGACCTGAAGAGCGCATTCACCGCCCGTTACGGTGAGTTGTTCGGCACGGTTAAGACGGTAAAGCCCACGGACATCTCCTTCCGCCACGACGGCGGGGACGCCTTCGCCGTTACGGTGGACGGCCAGGTGCGCGTGGCCACCCGGACCATGCTGGCGACCGACCACGAGCCCAACTGTGACCGCATGGTGTGGTACGATCCCTTCACGAAGGACGCGTCGGCCGCGCTGGTCCAGACCGCCGCCCACGCGTACAGCGGTTCGGATCTGATCGCGACGTGGAGCATTCCGAACAAGCGCAGCGCCTACGTGGGCACTTTCGCCTTCACGCCGTAA